Proteins from a single region of Platichthys flesus chromosome 16, fPlaFle2.1, whole genome shotgun sequence:
- the LOC133971417 gene encoding cyclin-dependent kinase 5 activator 1-like — translation MGTVLSLSPSYRKAALFEDGPATVGHYTAVQNSKNAKDAAAAAKSLKRPSIISVLPWKRIVAVSAKRKGSKKLQSEGGDGGKGSSPDGHATSACDILQLKKSQSCANLSSYTSGQDPSGTSTTTSSHLPTSKTLANVAVAAKKNSLTGSGIQPATAVGTPKRVIVQASTSELMRSLGEFLCRRCYRLKRLSPTDPVLWLRSVDRSLLLQGWQDQGFITPANVVFLYMLCRDVVSSEVASERELQASLLTCLYLSYSYMGNEISYPLKPFLVEAEKEAFWDRCLEIINRMSGKMLQINTDPHYFTQVFADLKNESKKEEEKTKLLIGIDR, via the exons ATGGGTACAGTGTTGTCGCTGTCTCCCAGCTACCGGAAGGCGGCGCTGTTTGAGGACGGCCCGGCCACGGTCGGCCACTACACCGCCGTCCAGAACAGCAAGAACGCCAAGgacgccgccgccgccgccaagTCCCTCAAACGGCCGTCCATCATCAGCGTGCTGCCATGGAAGAGAATCGTGGCTGTGTCTGCAAAGAGGAAGGGCTCCAAGAAGCTCCAGTCCGAGGGCGGGGACGGGGGGAAGGGAAGCTCTCCGGACGGACACGCCACCTCAGCCTGCGACatcctgcagctgaagaagTCTCAGTCCTGCGCCAACCTGTCATCGTACACGTCGGGCCAGGACCCGTCAGGCACCAGCACCACTACCTCCTCACACCTGCCCACCTCCAAGACCCTGGCCAACGTGGCTGTCGCTGCTAAGAAGAACTCCCTCACAGGCTCGGGGATCCAGCCGGCCACTGCAGTGGGAACCCCAAAACGTGTCATCGTCCAG GCCTCCACCAGTGAACTGATGCGCAGCCTGGGTGAGTTCCTGTGCCGTCGGTGTTACCGACTCAAGCGTCTCTCCCCCACGGATCCGGTGCTGTGGCTGCGCAGCGTGGACCGCTCCCTCCTGCTGCAGGGCTGGCAGGACCAGGGCTTCATCACTCCGGCCAACGTGGTCTTCCTCTACATGCTGTGCCGCGACGTGGTCTCCTCAGAGGTGGCCTCGGAGCGCGAGCTGCAGGCCTCGCTGCTCACCTGCCTCTACCTGTCCTACTCCTACATGGGCAACGAGATCTCCTACCCACTGAAGCCCTTCCTGGTGGAGGCGGAGAAGGAGGCCTTCTGGGACCGCTGCCTGGAGATCATCAACCGCATGAGTGGCAAGATGCTCCAGATCAACACCGACCCGCACTACTTCACCCAGGTGTTCGCCGACCTGAAGAACGAGAgcaagaaagaggaggagaagaccaAACTCCTCATAGGCATCGACCGATAG